The Nocardioides campestrisoli genome includes a window with the following:
- a CDS encoding sodium:solute symporter family protein: protein MNQIDTVTFGAGTVLLLLLAFYGGTFWISTRIGKKQESADGYMTAGHGIGFGISAASMTATWIWASSMYASATSGYTYGLSGPIHYGFWGALMILFIYPFGKRIRAVAPRAHTLAEVLHVRHGRSSQLLLAGSNVVGSLISLMSNFIAGGVLISLLSPFTFVQGVFMVAGGVLLYTLWSGFRASVLTDFVQVVAMLGAVAVIVPVIFFAAGFPAAFETGAGNLTSQQGSFFSSTAFLEQGAPYIAAVLAYAIGNQTIAQRLFAVREDLIKPTFITATVGYGAMVIGIGMLGVLALYLGIEPEGGDVNNLVPQMATSYLPGILVAVFFIMIVGALSSTADSDLSALSSIVMADVYGQNVAGRAGANPRTMLLVGRGTMVAATAIAIAFASLQLNILDLLVFVGALWGALVFPVIASFYWEKVTNKAFTVSVLAALAVFLPVRFSLVPMNGVTGLVVDVLSIIGVGVVAGLMVFGFLGLRPAKVAAVLAAVVATPFALGAVHDYATLSGSLVAYSVSTIVCWAMSAAGGATFDFDTVKERVGDYQADDDLDDDLDPVR, encoded by the coding sequence TTGAACCAGATCGACACCGTGACGTTCGGAGCCGGGACAGTCCTGCTCCTGCTGCTCGCCTTCTACGGCGGGACCTTCTGGATCTCCACCCGGATCGGGAAGAAGCAGGAGAGTGCCGACGGCTACATGACCGCAGGCCACGGCATCGGCTTCGGGATCTCCGCAGCCAGCATGACCGCCACCTGGATCTGGGCCTCCTCCATGTACGCCTCGGCGACCTCGGGCTACACCTACGGCCTCTCCGGCCCGATCCACTACGGGTTCTGGGGCGCCCTGATGATCCTGTTCATCTACCCGTTCGGGAAGCGGATCCGGGCGGTCGCGCCCCGGGCGCACACCCTGGCCGAGGTGCTGCACGTGCGCCACGGGCGGTCCAGCCAGCTCCTGCTCGCCGGCTCCAACGTCGTCGGCAGCCTGATCAGCCTGATGTCCAACTTCATCGCCGGCGGCGTGCTGATCTCGCTGCTCTCCCCGTTCACCTTCGTCCAGGGCGTCTTCATGGTGGCCGGCGGCGTGCTGCTCTACACGCTCTGGTCAGGCTTCCGCGCCTCCGTGCTGACCGACTTCGTCCAGGTCGTGGCGATGCTCGGGGCGGTCGCGGTGATCGTCCCGGTGATCTTCTTCGCCGCGGGGTTCCCGGCGGCGTTCGAGACCGGCGCCGGCAACCTGACCTCGCAGCAGGGCAGCTTCTTCTCCAGCACCGCCTTCCTGGAGCAGGGCGCGCCGTACATCGCCGCCGTGCTGGCCTACGCGATCGGCAACCAGACCATCGCGCAGCGGCTCTTCGCCGTCCGTGAGGACCTGATCAAGCCCACCTTCATCACCGCCACCGTCGGCTACGGCGCGATGGTGATCGGGATCGGGATGCTCGGCGTGCTCGCGCTCTATCTCGGGATCGAGCCCGAGGGCGGCGACGTCAACAACCTGGTGCCGCAGATGGCCACGTCGTACCTGCCGGGCATCCTGGTCGCCGTCTTCTTCATCATGATCGTCGGCGCCCTCTCCTCCACCGCCGACTCCGACCTCTCGGCACTCTCCTCGATCGTGATGGCCGACGTCTACGGGCAGAACGTCGCCGGCCGGGCGGGTGCGAACCCGCGCACCATGCTGCTGGTCGGGCGGGGCACCATGGTCGCCGCGACGGCGATCGCGATCGCCTTCGCCAGCCTCCAGCTCAACATCCTCGACCTGCTGGTCTTCGTCGGCGCACTGTGGGGCGCCCTGGTCTTCCCGGTGATCGCCAGCTTCTACTGGGAGAAGGTCACCAACAAGGCCTTCACCGTCTCCGTGCTCGCCGCGCTCGCGGTCTTCCTGCCGGTGCGGTTCTCCCTGGTCCCGATGAACGGCGTCACCGGCCTGGTGGTCGACGTGCTGTCGATCATCGGCGTCGGGGTGGTGGCGGGGCTGATGGTCTTCGGCTTCCTCGGGCTTCGCCCCGCCAAGGTGGCCGCCGTGCTGGCGGCGGTCGTCGCCACGCCGTTCGCCCTCGGCGCGGTCCACGACTACGCCACCCTGAGCGGCTCGCTGGTCGCGTACTCGGTCAGCACCATCGTCTGCTGGGCGATGTCGGCGGCCGGCGGCGCGACGTTCGACTTCGACACCGTCAAGGAGCGCGTCGGCGACTACCAGGCCGACGACGACCTCGACGACGACCTCGACCCGGTCCGCTGA
- a CDS encoding putative transporter small subunit: MTTTALTLYVLIWPVIVAVVLFVLSRAFVSDWRAARREGRDII; the protein is encoded by the coding sequence GTGACCACCACCGCCCTGACCCTCTACGTCCTGATCTGGCCCGTGATCGTGGCCGTCGTCCTCTTCGTCCTCAGCCGGGCCTTCGTCTCCGACTGGCGTGCGGCGCGGCGGGAGGGGCGCGACATCATCTGA
- the hflX gene encoding GTPase HflX has product MTNARDFSLADQLDATRDWEDEDHDADHDADTDADTEFASGYADEPDPEEPEESVGAMDLAERHALKRVAGLSTELEDITEVEYRQLRLERVVLVGVWTEGSVEDAENSMAELALLAETAGSEVLEAIYQRRQKPDPATYIGRGKVDGLREIVAASGADTVICDGELAPSQLRNLEDRLKVKVVDRTALILDIFAQHAKSREGQAQVELAQLTYMKQRLRGWGGNLSRQAGGRVSGGEGIGGRGPGETKIETDRRRINDKIAKLRRELKAMKGTRDNKRAQRQRNQIPSVAIAGYTNAGKSSLLNRLTDAGVLVEDALFATLDPTTRRTTTADGRVYTMSDTVGFVRHLPHQLVEAFRSTLEEVSDSDLILHVVDGSHPDPEGQLAAVREVFAEIGADKVPEIVVINKADAADPMVIARLRQREPHCVVVSARTGEGIEQALAVIEQELPHPSVEFDALLPYERGDLLNQLHQHGEIDELEHTGAGTRVRGRAHEELAGELASYAV; this is encoded by the coding sequence ATGACGAACGCACGAGACTTCTCCCTCGCCGACCAGCTCGACGCCACGCGCGACTGGGAGGACGAGGACCACGACGCCGATCACGACGCCGACACCGACGCCGACACCGAGTTCGCCTCCGGCTACGCCGACGAGCCCGATCCCGAGGAGCCGGAGGAGTCCGTCGGGGCGATGGACCTGGCCGAGCGGCACGCGCTCAAGCGCGTGGCCGGCCTCTCCACCGAGCTCGAGGACATCACCGAGGTCGAGTACCGCCAGCTCCGGCTGGAGCGGGTCGTCCTGGTCGGGGTGTGGACCGAGGGCTCGGTCGAGGACGCGGAGAACTCGATGGCCGAGCTCGCGCTGCTCGCCGAGACCGCCGGGTCGGAGGTGCTGGAGGCGATCTACCAACGCCGGCAGAAGCCGGACCCCGCGACGTACATCGGACGCGGCAAGGTCGACGGCCTGCGCGAAATCGTCGCCGCCAGCGGCGCCGACACGGTGATCTGCGACGGCGAGCTGGCGCCCAGCCAGCTGAGGAACCTCGAGGACCGGCTCAAGGTCAAGGTGGTCGACCGGACCGCGCTGATCCTCGACATCTTCGCCCAGCACGCGAAGTCCCGCGAGGGCCAGGCCCAGGTCGAGCTCGCGCAGCTCACCTACATGAAGCAGCGGCTGCGCGGCTGGGGCGGCAACCTGTCGCGCCAGGCCGGTGGCCGGGTCTCCGGCGGTGAGGGAATCGGTGGCCGCGGCCCCGGTGAGACGAAGATCGAGACCGACCGGCGCCGGATCAACGACAAGATCGCCAAGCTGCGTCGTGAGCTCAAGGCGATGAAGGGCACCCGCGACAACAAGCGGGCCCAGCGCCAGCGCAACCAGATCCCGAGCGTGGCGATCGCCGGCTACACCAACGCCGGCAAGTCCTCGCTGCTCAACCGGCTCACCGACGCCGGGGTGCTGGTCGAGGACGCGCTGTTCGCCACCCTGGACCCCACCACCCGGCGGACCACCACCGCCGACGGCCGGGTCTACACGATGAGCGACACGGTCGGCTTCGTCCGGCACCTGCCGCACCAGCTGGTCGAGGCGTTCCGCTCCACGCTGGAGGAGGTCTCCGACTCCGACCTGATCCTGCACGTGGTCGACGGCTCCCACCCCGACCCGGAGGGTCAGCTGGCGGCGGTCCGCGAGGTGTTCGCCGAGATCGGCGCCGACAAGGTGCCCGAGATCGTGGTGATCAACAAGGCCGACGCGGCCGACCCGATGGTCATCGCCCGGTTGCGCCAGCGCGAGCCGCACTGCGTGGTGGTCAGCGCCCGCACCGGCGAGGGCATCGAGCAGGCGCTGGCGGTGATCGAGCAGGAGCTGCCGCACCCGTCGGTGGAGTTCGACGCGCTGCTGCCCTACGAGCGGGGCGACCTGCTCAACCAGCTGCACCAGCACGGCGAGATCGACGAGCTCGAGCACACCGGGGCCGGCACCCGGGTGCGCGGGCGGGCGCATGAGGAGCTCGCGGGCGAGCTCGCGTCGTACGCCGTCTGA
- a CDS encoding TetR/AcrR family transcriptional regulator: protein MSRSSARYHHGDLQNALEEAALELLETVPAGRISLREVARRAGVSHNAPYHHFGDRAALLKALGVRAMGDLVAAQEEALAAEEGVVARLTAMFGAYVEYACAHPQAFALIFDPEYCVPGSPSEEMAALISRNEELLASEVADLVRLPRFEGRDPEALAAGLWATVHGMSQLVVLGHLPRTASRHALTALLA, encoded by the coding sequence GTGTCAAGATCTTCGGCCCGCTACCACCACGGCGACCTGCAGAACGCCCTCGAGGAGGCGGCCCTCGAGCTGCTCGAGACCGTCCCGGCGGGACGGATCAGCCTGCGCGAGGTGGCCAGGCGCGCCGGGGTGAGCCACAACGCGCCGTACCACCACTTCGGCGACCGCGCCGCCCTGCTCAAGGCCCTCGGGGTCCGGGCCATGGGTGACCTGGTCGCCGCCCAGGAGGAGGCGCTCGCTGCCGAGGAGGGGGTGGTCGCGAGGCTGACCGCCATGTTCGGCGCCTACGTCGAGTACGCCTGCGCGCACCCGCAGGCGTTCGCGCTGATCTTCGACCCGGAGTACTGCGTGCCCGGCAGCCCGTCGGAGGAGATGGCGGCCCTGATCTCGCGCAACGAGGAGCTGCTCGCGAGCGAGGTCGCCGACCTGGTCCGGCTGCCCCGGTTCGAGGGACGCGACCCGGAGGCGCTCGCCGCGGGCCTCTGGGCGACGGTGCACGGCATGTCCCAGCTGGTGGTGCTGGGCCACCTGCCGCGCACGGCCAGCAGGCACGCGCTCACCGCCCTGCTCGCCTGA
- a CDS encoding NAD(P)H-dependent oxidoreductase, which produces MTRTLVIDGHPDPSSLTAALAVRYAAGAGTDVLALRDLAFDADLHRGYRPGQPLEADLVRARELLAGSEHVTVLTPVWWGSVPALLKGFFDRTLEIGWAFRYREDGRPEGLLGGRTGRLVVTSDSPRWYLPLVGDTTVKQVKARTMEFCGIKPVRVSRFTDVRHADDARRAAWLERAEALGAQDAGRRAPASVTA; this is translated from the coding sequence ATGACCCGCACCCTCGTCATCGACGGCCACCCCGATCCCTCCTCCCTCACCGCCGCCCTCGCCGTGCGTTACGCGGCCGGGGCCGGGACCGACGTCCTCGCCCTGCGCGACCTGGCGTTCGACGCCGACCTGCACCGGGGCTACCGGCCGGGCCAGCCGCTCGAGGCCGACCTGGTCCGGGCGCGCGAGCTGCTCGCCGGGAGCGAGCACGTCACCGTCCTGACCCCGGTCTGGTGGGGCTCGGTGCCCGCGCTGCTCAAGGGGTTCTTCGACCGCACCCTCGAGATCGGCTGGGCCTTCCGCTACCGCGAGGACGGCCGCCCCGAGGGGTTGCTCGGCGGGCGGACCGGGCGCCTGGTCGTCACCTCCGACTCCCCCCGGTGGTACCTGCCGCTCGTCGGCGACACCACCGTCAAGCAGGTGAAGGCGCGGACCATGGAGTTCTGCGGGATCAAGCCCGTGCGGGTCAGCCGGTTCACCGACGTCCGCCACGCCGACGACGCCCGTCGGGCTGCGTGGCTGGAGCGCGCCGAAGCGCTGGGCGCGCAGGACGCGGGGCGGCGTGCACCGGCGTCCGTCACAGCCTGA
- the dapF gene encoding diaminopimelate epimerase — protein sequence MTYPFLKGHGTENDFVLLPDHDGSVHGDLAAERVRALCDRRAGIGADGVLRVLRTADPAAAGAEWFMDYRNADGSLSEMCGNGLRVFVRHLVDEGLVPAGELVPVATRDGVKVCLVEGHLVTLDMGAPRVLGETSVTVGERSWPALQIDMGNPHAVAFVDDLADAGPLLEAPGHDPAVFPDGVNVEFVVRRADGHVAMRVHERGSGETRSCGTGACAVMVAASRLDEAPGPSSYRVDVPGGSLRVTWTDDRVLLTGPAVIVARGETDL from the coding sequence GTGACCTACCCGTTCCTCAAGGGGCACGGCACCGAGAACGACTTCGTGCTGCTGCCCGACCACGACGGCTCCGTGCACGGCGACCTCGCAGCGGAGCGCGTGCGCGCGCTCTGCGACCGGCGAGCCGGGATCGGCGCGGACGGCGTGCTGCGCGTGCTGCGGACCGCGGACCCGGCAGCCGCCGGGGCGGAGTGGTTCATGGACTACCGCAACGCCGACGGGTCGCTCAGCGAGATGTGCGGCAACGGGCTGCGCGTCTTCGTCCGGCACCTGGTCGACGAGGGCCTGGTCCCGGCCGGTGAGCTGGTCCCGGTGGCCACCCGCGACGGGGTGAAGGTCTGCTTGGTCGAGGGCCACCTGGTGACCCTCGACATGGGGGCGCCGCGGGTGCTGGGCGAGACCTCGGTGACCGTCGGCGAGCGGTCCTGGCCCGCCCTCCAGATCGACATGGGCAACCCGCACGCGGTGGCCTTCGTCGACGACCTCGCCGACGCCGGCCCCCTGCTGGAGGCGCCCGGCCACGACCCGGCGGTCTTCCCCGACGGGGTCAACGTGGAGTTCGTGGTCCGCCGCGCCGACGGGCACGTGGCGATGCGGGTGCACGAACGCGGCTCGGGGGAGACCCGCAGTTGCGGCACCGGCGCCTGCGCGGTGATGGTCGCGGCCTCCCGGCTGGACGAGGCGCCCGGGCCCAGCAGCTACCGGGTCGACGTACCGGGCGGATCGCTCCGGGTCACCTGGACCGACGACCGGGTGCTGCTCACCGGCCCCGCGGTGATCGTCGCCCGCGGCGAGACCGACCTGTAG
- the miaA gene encoding tRNA (adenosine(37)-N6)-dimethylallyltransferase MiaA, with protein MPSEVLPVVAVVGATAAGKTGLSLDLAERLDGEVVNTDAMQVYRGMGVGTAKVPVAERRGIPHHLLDLMGVREPANVARFQALARRTIAEIRDRGRVPVLVGGSALYTRAVLDRFEFPGTDEALRRRLEGELAEVGPAVLHARLAERDPEAAAAIQVENGRRVVRALEVVELTGRPFSASLPRLEYVDPATVQIGVDIDRPTLDARIEERVAQMFDQGFVAEVERLLDEGLEDGLTASRAIGYREVAAALRGELTLAQAQERTVIATRRFARRQDSWFRKDPRVTWVRFDAADRVEQALAAIRPAPR; from the coding sequence ATGCCGAGCGAGGTCCTCCCAGTCGTCGCGGTCGTGGGAGCCACGGCCGCCGGCAAGACCGGTCTCTCCCTCGACCTCGCCGAGCGGCTCGACGGCGAGGTGGTCAACACCGACGCCATGCAGGTCTACCGGGGGATGGGCGTCGGCACCGCCAAGGTGCCGGTCGCCGAGCGCCGCGGCATCCCGCACCACCTGCTCGACCTGATGGGGGTGCGCGAGCCCGCCAACGTCGCCCGGTTCCAGGCACTGGCCCGGCGCACCATCGCCGAGATCCGCGACCGCGGCCGGGTCCCGGTGCTGGTCGGCGGCTCGGCCCTCTACACCCGCGCCGTGCTGGACCGGTTCGAGTTCCCCGGCACCGACGAGGCGCTCCGCCGCCGGCTGGAGGGCGAGCTGGCCGAGGTCGGCCCGGCGGTGCTGCACGCGCGGCTCGCCGAGCGCGATCCCGAGGCGGCCGCCGCCATCCAGGTCGAGAACGGCCGCCGCGTCGTCCGCGCCCTGGAGGTCGTGGAACTGACCGGCCGGCCGTTCAGCGCCAGCCTGCCCCGCCTGGAGTACGTCGACCCGGCCACCGTCCAGATCGGTGTCGACATCGACCGCCCGACCCTGGACGCCCGGATCGAGGAGCGGGTGGCGCAGATGTTCGACCAGGGCTTCGTCGCCGAGGTCGAGCGGCTGCTCGACGAGGGGCTGGAGGACGGACTGACCGCCTCCCGGGCCATCGGCTACCGCGAGGTCGCCGCCGCGCTGCGCGGCGAGCTCACCCTGGCCCAGGCCCAGGAGCGCACGGTGATCGCCACCCGGCGGTTCGCCCGGCGCCAGGACTCCTGGTTCCGCAAGGACCCCCGCGTCACCTGGGTCCGCTTCGACGCCGCGGACCGGGTCGAGCAGGCGCTGGCCGCTATCCGACCGGCGCCACGCTGA
- a CDS encoding NUDIX domain-containing protein encodes MDRFVVVPASYLYLLREGAGGTGGTEVLLQLRRGTGYMDEHWAAAAAGHVERGETAYDAVRREAYEELSITEPELTFEATMQRTRHDLAIDERVDFFFSARSWRGEPRIVEPEKCAELRWCPLDDLPDPVVPHERLALANLGTEVKYLTFGFDQEHT; translated from the coding sequence GTGGACCGCTTCGTCGTCGTCCCCGCCTCCTACCTCTACCTGCTCCGCGAAGGCGCAGGGGGCACAGGCGGCACCGAGGTGCTGCTCCAGCTGCGGCGCGGCACCGGCTACATGGACGAGCACTGGGCGGCCGCGGCCGCCGGCCACGTGGAGCGCGGCGAGACGGCGTACGACGCGGTCCGCCGCGAGGCGTACGAGGAGCTGTCGATCACCGAGCCCGAGCTGACGTTCGAGGCGACCATGCAGCGGACCCGGCACGACCTGGCGATCGACGAGCGGGTCGACTTCTTCTTCTCCGCGCGCTCCTGGCGCGGGGAGCCACGGATCGTGGAGCCGGAGAAGTGCGCCGAGCTGCGGTGGTGCCCGCTCGACGACCTGCCGGACCCGGTGGTGCCGCACGAACGATTGGCCCTGGCGAATCTGGGCACAGAGGTGAAGTACCTGACCTTCGGATTCGACCAGGAGCACACATGA
- the miaB gene encoding tRNA (N6-isopentenyl adenosine(37)-C2)-methylthiotransferase MiaB, whose product MTATPQTPARTYEVRTYGCQMNVHDSERLTGLLEDAGYAAAPAGEQADVVVFNTCAVRENADNKLYGNLSHLAPVKAKRPGMQIAVGGCMAQKDRDTIVERAPYVDVVFGTHNIGSLPALLDRARSQEEAQVEILESLSVFPSTLPTKRDSAYAAWVSISVGCNNTCTFCIVPSLRGKETDRRPGDILAEIRALVAEGVTEVTLLGQNVNAYGVEFGDRQAFSKLLRACGEIEGLERVRFTSPHPAEFTDDVIEAMAQTPNVMPQLHMPLQSGSDRVLKAMRRSYRQAKFLGIIERVRAAMPHAAISTDIIVGFPGETEEDFQATLDVVRRARFANAYTFQYSIRPGTPAATMPDQIAPEVVKDRYQRLVAVVEEIAWEESKKLVGRTVELMVSEGEGRKDRATARLSGRGPDNRLVHFAADFSGVEADSVRPGDMVTVQVTYAAPHHLVADGPVLAVRRTRAGDAWERRTSAPPAPSGVGLGMPSIGAPAPLPPAPACG is encoded by the coding sequence ATGACTGCCACGCCCCAGACCCCCGCGCGCACCTACGAGGTCCGCACCTACGGGTGCCAGATGAACGTCCACGACTCCGAGCGGCTCACCGGCCTCCTGGAGGACGCGGGCTACGCCGCCGCACCCGCGGGCGAGCAGGCCGACGTCGTCGTCTTCAACACCTGTGCCGTCCGGGAGAACGCGGACAACAAGCTCTACGGCAACCTCAGCCACCTGGCGCCGGTCAAGGCGAAGCGCCCGGGCATGCAGATCGCCGTCGGCGGCTGCATGGCGCAGAAGGACCGGGACACGATCGTGGAGCGTGCGCCGTACGTCGACGTCGTCTTCGGCACCCACAACATCGGCTCGCTGCCCGCGCTGCTCGACCGGGCGCGCTCCCAGGAGGAGGCGCAGGTCGAGATCCTCGAGTCGCTCTCGGTCTTCCCCTCGACGCTGCCGACCAAGCGCGACTCCGCCTACGCGGCCTGGGTGTCGATCTCGGTCGGCTGCAACAACACCTGCACGTTCTGCATCGTCCCGTCGCTGCGCGGCAAGGAGACCGACCGGCGTCCCGGCGACATCCTCGCCGAGATCCGCGCCCTGGTCGCCGAGGGCGTCACCGAGGTGACGCTGCTGGGCCAGAACGTCAACGCGTACGGGGTCGAGTTCGGCGACCGTCAGGCCTTCTCCAAGCTGCTGCGCGCCTGCGGTGAGATCGAGGGGCTGGAGCGGGTGCGCTTCACCTCCCCGCACCCGGCGGAGTTCACCGACGACGTGATCGAGGCGATGGCGCAGACGCCCAACGTGATGCCGCAGCTGCACATGCCGCTCCAGTCCGGCTCGGACCGGGTGCTCAAGGCGATGCGCCGTTCCTACCGGCAGGCGAAGTTCCTCGGCATCATCGAGCGGGTGCGTGCCGCGATGCCGCACGCGGCGATCAGCACCGACATCATCGTCGGCTTCCCCGGCGAGACCGAGGAGGACTTCCAGGCCACCCTGGACGTCGTCCGCCGGGCCCGGTTCGCCAACGCCTACACCTTCCAGTACTCCATCCGCCCCGGCACGCCGGCCGCGACCATGCCCGACCAGATCGCCCCCGAGGTGGTCAAGGACCGCTACCAGCGGCTGGTCGCGGTGGTCGAGGAGATCGCCTGGGAGGAGAGCAAGAAGCTCGTCGGCAGGACCGTCGAGCTGATGGTCTCCGAGGGGGAGGGGCGCAAGGACCGGGCCACCGCGCGGCTCTCGGGCCGCGGCCCGGACAACCGGCTGGTCCACTTCGCCGCCGACTTCTCCGGGGTCGAGGCCGACTCCGTGCGTCCCGGCGACATGGTCACCGTCCAGGTCACCTACGCCGCGCCGCACCACCTGGTCGCCGACGGCCCGGTGCTGGCCGTGCGCCGTACGCGCGCCGGTGACGCCTGGGAGCGGCGTACGTCGGCGCCCCCCGCCCCGTCCGGCGTCGGGCTGGGCATGCCGAGCATCGGCGCCCCCGCGCCGCTGCCGCCCGCGCCCGCCTGCGGCTAG